One part of the Triplophysa rosa linkage group LG5, Trosa_1v2, whole genome shotgun sequence genome encodes these proteins:
- the sec62 gene encoding translocation protein SEC62, whose amino-acid sequence MAVFIQMRSEAAKRRSDRSLSSYYREISGPDSARDHVKRTQKLEIMAERRRHKKRIQEVSEPTKEEKAVAKYLRFNCLTKSTNMMGHRVDYFVASKAVDCLLDSKWAKAKKGEEALFTTRESVVDYCNRLLKKQFFHRALKVMKKKPEKDVKKEKEKEKEKEKEKAKSDSGKEEEKKSKKEKDKKKDTEVTDTKKDKTDDSPGSPKKKKDVKKKFKLEPHDDQMFLDGSEVYFWIYDPVHFKTFAMGLILVIAVIAATLFPLWPAEMRVGVYYLSVAAGCFVASILLLAVARCILFLIIWLVTGGRHHFWFLPNLTADVGFIDSFRPLYTHEYKGPRSKKPSGENKGADSSKAQKSDSEDKSDSEKKDGEEEEDKDAKEAGDGDGSEEAGGERQSDTDSDRREDEGSQHSNGNDFEMITREELEQHTEEEDEDEEEEEEEEEGETKPLTVQT is encoded by the exons ATGGCGGTATTCATTCAGATGCGATCTGAAGCAGCCAAGCGAAGAAGCGACCGTTCGCTCTCTTCGTATTATCGCGAGATTTCCGGTCCCGACTCCGCTCGTGACCACGTCAAGCGAACACAGAAGTTAGAAATCATGGCGGAGCGCAGGAGACACAAGAAGCGAATCCAG GAGGTCAGTGAACCTACCAAGGAGGAGAAGGCGGTGGCCAAATACCTGCGTTTTAACTGCCTCACTAAATCCACCAACATGATGGGACATCGAGTGGATTACTTTGTCG ccTCTAAAGCAGTGGACTGTCTGCTAGATTCAAAGTGGGCCAAAGCGAAGAAGGGAGAGGAGGCTTTGTTCACCACCAGAGAGTCTGTGGTGGACTACTGCAACAG GCTCCTAAAGAAGCAGTTTTTCCACCGAGCCCTTAAAGTGATGAAGAAGAAACCAGAAAAAGACGTGAAGAAGGAGaaggaaaaagagaaagagaaagaaaaagagaaggcGAAAAGTGACAGCGGCAAGGAAGAGGAGAAAAAGAGCAAAAAGgagaaagacaaaaagaaagacaCTGAAGTCACAGacacaaagaaagacaaaacT GACGACAGTCCAGGATCTCCGAAGAAGAAAAAGGACGTGAAGAAGAAGTTCAAGCTGGAACCTCATGATGATCAGATGTTCTTAGATGGCAGTGAG GTTTATTTTTGGATTTACGATCCTGTCCACTTCAAAACCTTTGCGATGGGATTGATTCTGG TCATTGCGGTCATTGCAGCCACTCTGTTCCCCCTGTGGCCGGCCGAGATGAGAGTTGGTGTTTATTACCTGAGCGTGGCCGCAGGGTGCTTCGTCGCCAGTATACTTCTCCTGGCTGTCG CTCGCTGTATCTTATTCCTGATCATCTGGCTGGTGACCGGCGGCCGTCACCACTTCTGGTTCCTTCCAAACTTGACGGCAGACGTGGGCTTCATCGACTCCTTCCGGCCCCTCTACACGCATGAGTACAAGGGCCCGCGCTCCAAGAAACCCAGCGGCGAAAACAAGGGAGCGGATTCCAGCAAAGCGCAGAAATCGGACAGCGAGGATAAATCGGACAGCGAGAAAAAAGACGGCGAGGAGGAAGAGGACAAAGACGCGAAGGAGGCTGGTGACGGCGACGGGAGCGAGGAGGCGGGCGGGGAGCGTCAGTCAGACACGGACAGTGACAGGAGAGAGGACGAAGGCTCGCAGCACAGCAACGGCAACGATTTCGAAATGATCACCAGAGAAGAGCTGGAACAGCACACGGAGGAGGAGGACGAGgacgaggaggaggaggaggaggaggaggaaggcgAGACAAAACCCTTGACTGTCCAGACATAA